The stretch of DNA TGATCATAGTATTAAATTTAATAATAATAGTTATTTCTTAATAGATGAAGATAGTAATAGACAGTATATTAAAGCAAAAACAGAAGTATTAGTTATTAAAGCATTTGATAAAAATATTTATGCTAGTTTGGATGATAAGATATATTGTTTAGAAAAAATACCTACACACCTAGAATTTTCTGAAAACTTTGATTTTATTGATAAAAGAAAAGATGGAGAAAAGAAGAAAAAGGTATATATTCCTCCAATGAATCACCCTTGGAAAAAGGCTAGTTTTGAAAAATATCTTGAAAAAATGAAGCACCGTTCTTAAGCTAAAAAACGGTGCTCATGTTAACAAATTTTTGGGACATTTTCATTTTTGCTTGACATAAAAATATATTTTTTTTTAGAATATTTTAAAAATTATTCTTAATGCAGTAGATAAATATAGTAATATAACAAATATTGTAACTACTGTATATGCTTTTTTTACAAATTCATTACTCGATTTTAAATTAAGTCTTGTTCCTATATTACCTCCTAATATTGCAGCTGGTATTATTACAATTAATGGTTTTAAATCATAACCTGAAATACCTGTAATAAAGAAATCTATAAAATTTTTAGTAAATTGAGAAAAGAATATAGTTGCTATAGAATATAAAGTTGCAGTCTTTATATCAACACCAAATATTAATATAAATAATGCTACATTTATTGGTCCTCCACCTATACCTAAAAATACTGATATCATCCCTATGAACATACTCGTAAAAAAATACATACTATAACCTTTTTTTTCAAAACTAAATTTACTTTTAGTTGTATAATATAATGTAAGTAATAATAAGATAACTGTAATTATAAGTTGGATTAAATTAACCATTGCATCATTATTGAAATATTTCAGTGAATATTTAAATATTTTAAGACCTATTCTACCACCAACTATAGCCCCTAAGGCTAAACTTACTAATTCTTCCTTGCCTATTTTACTTCCTTGTCTTGCTTTTTTTATTATAGAAACAATAGACATTGTAAGTACAGCAAGTGAAGAATAAAAATTTATGTTATCTAAATTTGAAAAAGATAGAGCATCAAGACTAGGTTTAATTATTACTCCTCCACCCATTCCTGATAATGATCCTACACTAGTTGCAAACATTATAATTAAAAAATATATTAAATAAATATACATTTTCCTATCCTCCTAATATTGCATTAATTATTGCTTCAGCACAACGTATACCATCTACAGCTGCACTCATTATTCCTCCTGCATATCCAGCACCTTCACCACATGGTATTAAACCTTTAACACTAGAGTTATAATTTTCATCTCTATTTATTCTAATAGGTGAAGATGTTCTGCTTTCTATACCAGTAATAACAGCATCTTTCCCAGCAAAGCCATGTATCTTATCATCAAGTTTCGGAAATGCTTCTCTTAGTGTAAATGTAACAAAATCAGGAAATAATTCATTTAAATTAGTCAATTTATAACCTATAGAATAACTAGGTTTAACATTTCCAAGTTTTGTAGATTTTACATTTTTAATAAAGTCCTGAACTAATTGTACAGGTGCTTTATAATCTCCACCACCCATTACAAAAGCTTTTTCTTCTAATTCTCTTTGGAAATACATACCTGCCAAATTGCCTTCTCCTAAATCTTCAGGAGTAACATTAACTAGTACTGCTGAATTTGCATTTTCTAAATCCCTTTTACTATAACTCATTCCATTTACTACTAATCTATTTTTTTCACTTGATGAAGGGACAACTACACCACCTGGACACATACAAAAAGTATAAGCTCCTCTTCCATTAGATGTTCTTACATTTAATTTATATTCTGCAGGTGGTAGTTTATCGGCATATTTACCATATTGTGACTTGTTAATCATATCTTGTTTATGTTCAATTCTTACACCTATAGAAAATACTTTCTTACTCATATCAATTTTTTTATCATTCAGCATTTCAAAAGTATCTCTAGCACTATGACCTATGGCAAGTATTGCAAAATCTGTTTCTAATTCATATTCTTCATTTTTTATCATATCTAATACTTTTAAAGAGAATAATTTGCCATTTTTTTCAGTATAATCTATAACTTTATTATCAAATCTATATTCTCCACCTAATCTTATTACTTTATTTCTAATATTTTCAACGATTTTAACTAATTCATCTGTACCTAAATGTGGTTTAGATATATATGATATAGATTCATCTGCACCTGCTTCAATTAGTTCTTC from Streptobacillus canis encodes:
- a CDS encoding sulfite exporter TauE/SafE family protein; translation: MYIYLIYFLIIMFATSVGSLSGMGGGVIIKPSLDALSFSNLDNINFYSSLAVLTMSIVSIIKKARQGSKIGKEELVSLALGAIVGGRIGLKIFKYSLKYFNNDAMVNLIQLIITVILLLLTLYYTTKSKFSFEKKGYSMYFFTSMFIGMISVFLGIGGGPINVALFILIFGVDIKTATLYSIATIFFSQFTKNFIDFFITGISGYDLKPLIVIIPAAILGGNIGTRLNLKSSNEFVKKAYTVVTIFVILLYLSTALRIIFKIF
- a CDS encoding NAD(P)/FAD-dependent oxidoreductase encodes the protein MLRITNIKVDIDHNIEDIKREMKLILKNNEILDLKITGKAIDARNKNNIKYVYTIDFDSNQNVYENIEEYKNVSIVEEYIYPQEVVDGYTGKRPVVIGTGPAGMLAALILAQANLNPIVLERGKAVKERVEDVYTFFETGKLKEESNVQYGEGGAGTFSDGKLTTNTHNVRIKKVVEELIEAGADESISYISKPHLGTDELVKIVENIRNKVIRLGGEYRFDNKVIDYTEKNGKLFSLKVLDMIKNEEYELETDFAILAIGHSARDTFEMLNDKKIDMSKKVFSIGVRIEHKQDMINKSQYGKYADKLPPAEYKLNVRTSNGRGAYTFCMCPGGVVVPSSSEKNRLVVNGMSYSKRDLENANSAVLVNVTPEDLGEGNLAGMYFQRELEEKAFVMGGGDYKAPVQLVQDFIKNVKSTKLGNVKPSYSIGYKLTNLNELFPDFVTFTLREAFPKLDDKIHGFAGKDAVITGIESRTSSPIRINRDENYNSSVKGLIPCGEGAGYAGGIMSAAVDGIRCAEAIINAILGG